The DNA segment TACCTCGCCCAGGCCAGGAAGTTCTCGGACGGCATCGTGGCGGGAAAGACGTTCGGCCCCAACCCCGCCCTCTCCGGCCAGCTCTCGTTGCCGGCGGAAGCGTACGCAGGCGTGTTCGCCAACGAACCCTACGGTTCGATCGAGGTCTCGCTAACGGGCGGGCAACTCAAGTTGGATTGGGGAGACCTCTCGCAGCTACTCGTCAGCAGCGGCATGGACATGGCAACCTTGCACGACAGCGTGGACGCGCGCGCGTCGGACACGATCCGATTCGTGGTGGAGGGCAAGCGTGTCACCGGGCTGGTGCTCGATCCCGAGGGAGATTCGATCCGCTTCGAGAGAAAGCGGTAGCCAGACGCCGGGGGTCCGTGCTATGGTCGCGGCATGGCATATTTGGATCCTCTGTTGAAAGCTCTGGACTCGGCCCATTGGGAGATGAGCGAGGCGTTCAAGGGCCTGCCTGACACCGACGTCTGGCGCCGTCCCGATCCCCGGTTGCTGAGCGTCGGCGAGTTGGCCGCCCATGTGGCGTTCGGAGAGGCCCAGACCTTCCTCGGTGACACGGAGGTCGAAAGCCCGCTCCTCGTTCCGGACGCGGCTTACTACACCGCCAACGTCGGCCAGCCATTCACCGTGCCTTTGGGCGCCGACGCGCTCTACCAAGAGGTTCAGCGGATCCACGAACGGTGCAAGGCCGCCTTTGCAGACCATCCGCACGACTCCGAAGAGCCTTGCCCTAACCGCGAGGGTTGGACGTGGGGCTATGCAGTCGAGTACCAGGCGTTCCACGTGGCGTACCATGTCGGTCAGATGTTTTCCGTCCGGCACCTTCTGGGGCACGAGACGCCGGACAACTGAGAACCCATGGGCAGCAAGAAACCCAAGCCGGCATCCGAGGCGGTCGAGACCCGAGTGCCGGAGGACCTCGCGGACGCGCTCGCGGCGGCGCCCGCAGCCGTGGCGGCGTGGCACAGCCTCACGCCCATCGCCCAGCGCGATTTCATTAGCTGGATCAACGAGGCCAAGCAGGCAACAACGCGCCAGCGCCGCATCGAAAGGTGCTGCGAGAACCTCGCGGCCGGCAAGCGGCGCCCGTGCTGCTACGCCGTGGTGCCAATGGACCTCTACAAGGCCCTCGGAAGCAACCCCGCGGCCAAGGCGACGTGGGGCGGTCTCGACTCCGCCGAGCGCCGCGACATCACGGATTGGATCGAGCAGGCCGAGGACCGAGAGGCGCGGAAGGAGCGGATCGGACGCGTCTGCGCGATGCTTGCCGACGGTGAATTCCGCGGCCCAAAAAGCTCGAACGGCTGATCGACTGGCCGACCTCGGCACCTCTGGTCGCCGGTAGAGGGCCTCCGGTCCTCATCCACGCGAACGCAATAGCCGGAGGCCGTTTCCGACCACCAGGAGGCTCCCGCCCATGTCCGCGAAGACGGCCATCCAAAGGGTCGCGACGCCGAACAAAGCCAACGCGAAAAACACAACCTTGATTCCCAGGGCGATGGCGACGTTCTGCGACAAGATCCCGACCGCCCTTCGGCTCAGCAGAATGAACTCGGGCACCTTGCGCAGATCGTCCTGCATCAGCGCCACGTCCGCCGTCTCCTGCGCGGTGTCGGTCCCCGCCGCGCCCATCGCGAACCCGATCTCCGCCTTGGCCAGGGCGGGCGCGTCGTTCACGCCGTCGCCGATCATTCCCACGTGCCCGCCCTCTCGTTGCAGCTTCTCGATGTGCGCCAGCTTCTCCTCGGGCGAGAGCTCGGCGCGGACGTCGTCGATGCCCGCCTTCTCGGCGATCGTGCGCGCGGTGGCCTCGTTGTCGCCTGTGAGCATGAGCGTTCGAAGGCCGAGCCGGTGCAGCCCCTGGATGGCCTCCACGCTCGTTTCGCGCAACGTGTCCGACACCCCGAAGACGGCCAGCGCTTCGACGTCGTCGGTCAAGACCACGGCCGTTTTGCCCTGCGCCTGCAAGGCGTAGAGCACTTCGTGGACGTGGTCGCAGCAGACGCCGTTCTCCTCGGCC comes from the Fimbriimonadaceae bacterium genome and includes:
- a CDS encoding YdeI/OmpD-associated family protein; the encoded protein is MGSKKPKPASEAVETRVPEDLADALAAAPAAVAAWHSLTPIAQRDFISWINEAKQATTRQRRIERCCENLAAGKRRPCCYAVVPMDLYKALGSNPAAKATWGGLDSAERRDITDWIEQAEDREARKERIGRVCAMLADGEFRGPKSSNG
- a CDS encoding DinB family protein, translated to MAYLDPLLKALDSAHWEMSEAFKGLPDTDVWRRPDPRLLSVGELAAHVAFGEAQTFLGDTEVESPLLVPDAAYYTANVGQPFTVPLGADALYQEVQRIHERCKAAFADHPHDSEEPCPNREGWTWGYAVEYQAFHVAYHVGQMFSVRHLLGHETPDN